A genomic region of Sarcophilus harrisii chromosome 6, mSarHar1.11, whole genome shotgun sequence contains the following coding sequences:
- the IFITM5 gene encoding interferon-induced transmembrane protein 5: MARLSFAVLYRDPCGWLEPYKGISQIPPRSWAVRSRKGDTGLEPMDTSYPRGEHLPMTSRGSEPGSATVIPMGAPRPPRDHLVWSVFNTLYLNLCCLGFLALAYSIKARDQKVAGDLEAAQRFGSKAKCYNILATVWTLLLPLLLVALVVTGALHLSRLAQGSMSYFSVKFNEADYD, translated from the exons ATGGCCAGGCTATCATTTGCTGTTCTATATAGAGACCCATGCGGCTGGCTGGAGCCTTATAAAGGGATCAGCCAGATCCCTCCCCGGAGTTGGGCTGTCCGATCTCGTAAGGGAGATACGGGACTCGAACCCATGGACACGTCGTACCCCCGTGGGGAACATCTGCCCATGACCTCCCGTGGCTCTGAGCCCGGTTCCGCCACCGTGATCCCCATGGGGGCTCCGCGCCCTCCGAGGGACCACTTGGTATGGTCCGTCTTCAACACCCTCTACTTGAATCTCTGCTGTCTGGGCTTCCTGGCTCTGGCTTATTCCATCAAG GCCCGGGACCAGAAGGTGGCCGGGGATCTGGAAGCGGCGCAGCGCTTCGGCTCCAAGGCCAAATGCTACAACATCCTGGCGACCGTGTGGACGCTGCTGCTGCCCCTGCTGCTCGTGGCGCTGGTGGTGACCGGAGCCCTGCACCTGTCCCGCCTCGCCCAGGGCTCCATGAGCTACTTCAGCGTCAAGTTCAACGAGGCTGATTATGACTGA
- the LOC100923025 gene encoding dispanin subfamily A member 2b — protein sequence MSDHTVIPMQGGEPAKGLTSNPPRDYLLLSLFNMLVLGNPCCLSFVALVYSVKSRDRKLLGDMNGASSYGNTSKQLNIGAIVLNVLVLIIFIILFFVYMVPLIRYMASHQGRY from the exons ATGTCTGACCACACAGTCATCCCCATGCAGGGCGGGGAACCCGCGAAGGGGCTCACTTCGAACCCTCCTCGGGACTACCTGCTGCTCTCCCTCTTCAACATGCTGGTGTTGGGGAACCCTTGTTGTCTCAGCTTCGTGGCGCTCGTGTATTCGGTCAAG TCCAGGGACCGGAAGCTGCTTGGGGACATGAACGGGGCCTCGAGCTATGGAAACACCTCCAAACAGCTGAACATTGGCGCCATTGTCCTGAACGTGTTGGTccttatcatcttcatcatcttattttttgtttacatGGTTCCTTTGATTCGGTACATGGCGAGCCATCAGGGGCGTTACTAA